From Diaminobutyricibacter sp. McL0608, one genomic window encodes:
- a CDS encoding LacI family DNA-binding transcriptional regulator, with amino-acid sequence MADGNGQAPARPTLKTVAREAGVSTTTVSFVLSGRDAGISEATAQRVHEAVKRLGYYPNSSARAVRTGRTGLVMLSLNMLSDPWSLALAAAANTAAKEAGLTSMILADGDWFSALELQRADVAYIGLGPDLAADQQRLATMVGRGQKVVVFDDLIDPKGFDVIRSKSLPGCRIAMEHLLERHTDIACLTSRVNANNSPSRLTVYRDAMAAAGLEVRADRVGVYEETQAEAYAVALDLLSSPERPTALYATTDFAAIAAINAAHRLGIRVPEEVAIIGVGNTPDAGLTEPSLSTVGPVDQFERIADIIVKRALEGPGEVGEGTLHELDWSLIERESTRA; translated from the coding sequence GCACCTGCGCGCCCGACCCTGAAGACGGTCGCGCGCGAAGCGGGTGTCTCCACGACGACTGTCTCGTTCGTGCTCTCGGGCCGGGATGCCGGGATCAGCGAGGCCACGGCGCAACGCGTCCATGAGGCCGTGAAGCGTCTCGGCTACTACCCCAACAGCTCTGCCCGTGCGGTCAGGACCGGCCGCACCGGCCTCGTGATGTTGTCGCTGAACATGTTGAGCGACCCCTGGTCTCTCGCGCTCGCCGCTGCCGCGAATACCGCTGCGAAGGAGGCCGGGCTGACGTCGATGATCCTCGCCGACGGCGACTGGTTCTCGGCTCTCGAACTGCAACGCGCCGATGTCGCCTACATCGGACTGGGTCCCGACCTTGCGGCAGACCAGCAGCGGTTGGCCACCATGGTCGGGCGCGGCCAGAAGGTCGTCGTCTTCGACGACCTGATCGATCCGAAGGGCTTCGACGTGATCCGCTCGAAGTCGCTTCCGGGGTGCCGCATCGCGATGGAGCACCTGCTCGAACGGCACACCGATATCGCCTGCCTGACGTCGCGTGTGAACGCGAACAACTCGCCGTCGCGCCTGACCGTCTACCGCGATGCGATGGCTGCGGCCGGCCTGGAGGTGCGCGCCGACCGCGTGGGTGTCTACGAGGAGACCCAGGCCGAAGCGTACGCCGTGGCTCTCGACCTGCTCTCGTCGCCCGAGCGGCCCACCGCCCTCTACGCGACGACGGACTTCGCGGCTATCGCCGCCATCAACGCGGCCCACCGGCTCGGTATCCGCGTTCCGGAGGAGGTCGCGATCATCGGTGTGGGCAACACCCCGGATGCGGGACTCACCGAGCCCTCGCTCTCGACAGTCGGCCCGGTCGACCAGTTCGAACGGATCGCCGACATCATCGTCAAGCGGGCCCTGGAGGGGCCGGGCGAGGTCGGCGAGGGAACTCTCCATGAACTCGACTGGTCGCTGATCGAGCGCGAGTCGACGCGCGCCTGA